The sequence GGCACCCCCAGCAAGGAGATCGCCACACAGCTAAACCTGAGCGAATCGACCTTGCGCAATCATTTAACCTCAATCTACTGCAAACTCGACGTTTCCAATCGCCTGGGCCTGGTTCTTTACGCAACCAAGCATGGTCTTGGTCGCGTTTCGAATCCCGCGGAATAGTTCGTCGCGCGTCACGCGCATCTTCGTCCCCTCTCCAAAAAAAAGGGTTCTGCTACCAAAGACCCTTCGAACTGGGTAGGAGGTTTGTCCCATTCAGTTCGGGAGGTTTCTCCCATGCGCGAGCCCCCCGTCCGAGTTACTTTACGGATTGCGAGAAACCACGGTCTTGACAAGATTTTGCGCCTCGTCCCAGCCGCTCTCCCCCGGCGTTGGAGGCGACGTATAAGAGCAGCCTCCAGGCCGGTTGCTCTCGCCGTAATCACTCTGACGTAATCTTGACGTAGTTTGGTCGGATCGTTCGGAAAGAACAGTACGACATTGCTATACCGCATTGCAGGTAAATCGAACGATTCAGTAATCTTTTCCCGGCGCGGTG comes from Burkholderiales bacterium and encodes:
- a CDS encoding response regulator transcription factor codes for the protein AGLIEELRQPRRLNPEAGRIETLTARERKVIEALVSNESGTPSKEIATQLNLSESTLRNHLTSIYCKLDVSNRLGLVLYATKHGLGRVSNPAE